A part of Pectinatus sottacetonis genomic DNA contains:
- the rsmH gene encoding 16S rRNA (cytosine(1402)-N(4))-methyltransferase RsmH, whose translation MEFHHISVMSDEVINGLRINPDGIYVDCTLGGAGHSSRIAKKLSARGILLGIDQDQEAVKAARERLAKYKCNIRIVHDNFKNLATIFKQEGITGIDGVLFDLGVSSPQIDNAERGFSYMHSAVLDMRMDTDAVLTAYDVVNNYSREHLTEIFKTYGEERWAKRIASFIEEKRKEAPIKTTDELVRLVCCAIPAAVRRKSQGHPAKRVFQAIRIEVNNELGILKDAFECAVDYLNPQGRIAIITFHSLEDRIAKTTLRFMARGCVCPPQLPVCICGHKKQIKLCGKAVKPSIEELENNPRARSAKLRIAEKL comes from the coding sequence GTGGAATTTCATCATATAAGTGTTATGTCTGATGAAGTTATCAATGGTTTAAGGATAAACCCTGATGGTATATATGTCGATTGTACTTTGGGAGGAGCTGGTCATTCATCGCGCATTGCGAAAAAATTAAGTGCAAGGGGAATACTTTTAGGAATAGATCAGGATCAGGAGGCAGTCAAAGCAGCACGGGAACGTTTAGCAAAATATAAATGTAATATTAGAATAGTTCATGATAATTTCAAAAATTTAGCGACTATTTTTAAACAGGAAGGTATTACTGGGATAGATGGCGTTTTGTTTGATTTGGGAGTTTCGTCGCCGCAGATTGATAATGCTGAGAGAGGTTTTTCCTATATGCATAGTGCAGTGTTGGATATGCGTATGGATACTGATGCTGTATTGACAGCTTATGATGTAGTAAATAATTATTCGCGGGAACATTTGACGGAAATATTTAAGACATATGGTGAGGAAAGATGGGCTAAACGCATAGCTTCATTTATAGAAGAAAAACGAAAAGAAGCTCCAATAAAAACCACTGATGAACTGGTAAGGCTGGTTTGTTGCGCTATTCCGGCAGCAGTGAGACGAAAAAGTCAGGGGCATCCGGCAAAAAGGGTATTTCAGGCCATCAGGATTGAAGTTAATAATGAACTTGGCATTTTAAAAGATGCATTTGAATGTGCTGTGGATTATTTAAATCCACAAGGAAGAATTGCAATAATAACTTTTCATTCATTAGAAGACCGTATAGCAAAAACAACTTTAAGATTTATGGCACGAGGCTGTGTTTGCCCGCCGCAATTGCCGGTATGTATTTGCGGGCATAAAAAACAAATCAAACTTTGTGGTAAGGCGGTAAAGCCTTCTATAGAAGAATTAGAGAATAATCCGCGGGCTAGAAGTGCAAAGCTGCGCATAGCGGAAAAATTGTAA
- a CDS encoding UDP-N-acetylmuramoyl-L-alanyl-D-glutamate--2,6-diaminopimelate ligase: MEKSIDNILKKLANPKVFNYSDKQINSIECDSRKVKKGALFFCIKGATVDGHDFVPQAVKNGAVAIIAEKDVVVPDNIIKIIVSNVHEAIEKIVPYFYDYPGKKMRMIGVTGTNGKTTITYIIRAILRKAGYKVGLIGTIKIMIEDKVMAIHNTTPDIIKLQQTLYDMDKAGMQYVVMEVSSHALALNRVAGCEYDTAVFTNLTRDHLDFHKTFANYAKAKAKLFISLTAQDNIKNNKTAIINIDDKTGPFMLEHTKCRVLTYAVDKASASIKASNINIHANGADFSVTYENTTINLNLGITGLFNVYNVMGAIGAALAENIKPAVIKEALETFHSVPGRFELVRAGQDFSVIVDYAHTPDGLENVLKTAKQIAKKRIITVFGCGGDRDRTKRPIMGEIAARLSDVVIATSDNPRSEDPEFILAEVEKGVIPALHGNFHEKITDRRKAIYRAVELAEKDDIIIITGKGHENYQILKDETIHFDDKEVAVDAIKEKNREEK, translated from the coding sequence ATGGAAAAATCTATAGATAATATATTAAAGAAGTTAGCTAATCCTAAAGTTTTTAATTATAGTGACAAACAAATCAATTCTATTGAATGTGATTCCCGAAAAGTAAAAAAAGGGGCTTTGTTTTTTTGTATCAAAGGAGCAACGGTTGATGGGCATGACTTTGTACCGCAGGCAGTAAAAAATGGTGCTGTTGCCATCATAGCGGAGAAAGACGTTGTAGTACCTGATAATATAATAAAAATCATAGTCAGCAATGTACATGAGGCAATAGAAAAAATAGTTCCGTATTTTTATGACTATCCCGGGAAAAAAATGCGTATGATAGGTGTTACGGGGACTAATGGAAAAACAACTATTACGTATATTATTCGTGCTATTTTACGCAAGGCAGGATATAAAGTCGGGCTGATAGGTACGATAAAAATAATGATAGAGGATAAGGTTATGGCAATTCATAATACAACACCAGATATCATAAAGCTACAGCAGACGTTGTATGATATGGATAAGGCTGGTATGCAGTATGTTGTCATGGAAGTGTCTTCACATGCTCTAGCGTTAAATCGTGTGGCTGGTTGCGAATATGATACAGCTGTATTTACAAATTTAACAAGAGATCATTTGGATTTTCATAAGACTTTTGCAAATTATGCTAAAGCCAAGGCAAAATTGTTTATTTCTCTCACCGCTCAGGATAATATAAAGAATAATAAGACGGCAATAATAAATATAGATGATAAGACAGGTCCTTTCATGCTGGAACATACTAAATGCAGGGTTTTAACTTATGCTGTTGATAAGGCATCAGCAAGTATAAAAGCTTCTAATATTAATATACATGCTAATGGAGCAGATTTCTCAGTGACTTATGAAAATACAACTATCAATTTAAATTTGGGCATTACGGGGCTTTTCAATGTATACAATGTAATGGGAGCTATAGGGGCAGCTTTAGCAGAGAATATTAAACCAGCAGTAATTAAAGAAGCATTGGAAACTTTTCATAGTGTTCCGGGGAGATTTGAACTTGTCAGAGCGGGACAGGATTTTTCGGTTATAGTTGATTATGCCCATACACCAGATGGACTAGAAAATGTATTGAAAACAGCAAAACAGATTGCTAAGAAGCGGATTATAACTGTTTTTGGCTGTGGTGGTGACAGAGATCGTACTAAACGACCTATAATGGGAGAAATTGCCGCAAGATTGTCAGATGTTGTTATTGCCACTTCGGATAATCCCCGCTCGGAAGATCCGGAATTTATATTAGCAGAAGTTGAAAAAGGGGTTATACCGGCATTGCATGGTAATTTTCATGAAAAGATTACTGATAGACGTAAGGCTATATATAGGGCAGTTGAACTGGCAGAAAAAGATGATATTATAATCATAACGGGAAAAGGGCATGAAAACTATCAGATATTGAAAGATGAAACAATACATTTTGATGATAAAGAAGTGGCTGTAGATGCTATAAAAGAAAAAAATAGGGAGGAAAAATAA
- the ftsL gene encoding cell division protein FtsL, producing the protein MSKYYTYGNLAENTAEKRHKKPVRDIRHYKTKQLNTKLRSQCLLLVVVVAAMAMFIIFRNSAAVNQGYQLVKMKSEVASLEQQNARLRLDIAQLKSPERIRNIAINELGMVLPPKIYFANKNH; encoded by the coding sequence ATGTCAAAATATTATACATATGGAAATTTAGCAGAAAATACGGCGGAGAAAAGGCATAAAAAACCTGTTCGCGATATCAGACATTACAAAACTAAACAATTAAATACTAAACTACGTTCACAATGTCTGCTGCTAGTTGTTGTGGTGGCAGCAATGGCTATGTTTATAATATTTCGCAATAGTGCTGCAGTAAACCAGGGCTATCAATTAGTTAAGATGAAGTCGGAAGTCGCGTCACTGGAGCAGCAAAATGCGCGACTGCGTTTAGATATTGCTCAGTTAAAATCACCTGAACGCATAAGAAATATTGCTATTAATGAATTAGGAATGGTGCTTCCGCCTAAAATATATTTCGCCAATAAAAATCACTAA
- the glgD gene encoding glucose-1-phosphate adenylyltransferase subunit GlgD, translating into MNHVLGLINLQEDNSLIREITRERPIATIPFAGRYRLIDFILSNMVNSGIINVGILLPNKSNSVLNHIRSGKDWDLARRHEGLFYLPPRYDKNNNSQSELRTLYQNIDFIEHSGQDYVLLSSSHTVFNMDFNNVLRFHQNTGAAITMIYYTNSNETAAPCTVIQTKDNGLLTDIASRHVAYKGSNISMGVCLMSLKTFVDIIRYSYERGGTDFLADGIMRVQDKYNIYGYQYTGYVSTVNSIIDYYKASMQLLDPKIWQKLFLENSPIYTMVKDDVPAQYKTQAKVHNSLISNGCSIEGSVDNSILFRNVKIERGATIKNSIIMPGCEIKENSLIENVICDKNVIINSQKWLKGAKNYPFVIEKNTVI; encoded by the coding sequence ATGAATCATGTTTTAGGCTTAATAAATTTGCAAGAAGATAATAGTCTTATAAGAGAAATAACCAGAGAACGTCCTATAGCTACCATTCCATTTGCCGGGCGCTATAGACTCATTGATTTTATTTTATCCAACATGGTAAATTCAGGTATTATAAATGTTGGCATTCTTCTACCAAATAAATCAAACTCCGTTCTCAATCATATACGCTCTGGCAAAGATTGGGATTTAGCACGACGCCATGAAGGCTTATTTTATCTTCCTCCCAGATATGACAAAAACAATAATTCTCAATCTGAATTAAGAACACTTTATCAAAATATTGACTTTATAGAACACAGCGGTCAGGATTATGTATTATTGTCCAGTAGCCATACCGTATTTAATATGGATTTTAATAACGTATTGCGTTTCCATCAAAACACTGGTGCAGCTATAACAATGATTTACTACACAAATAGTAATGAAACGGCTGCTCCCTGCACTGTCATACAAACCAAGGACAACGGTCTGCTGACAGATATTGCCAGCCGCCACGTAGCCTACAAGGGATCCAATATATCTATGGGAGTATGCCTCATGTCCCTCAAGACTTTTGTCGATATAATTAGATATTCCTATGAACGAGGTGGCACTGATTTTCTTGCAGATGGTATAATGCGCGTGCAAGATAAATACAATATTTACGGTTATCAATATACCGGTTACGTATCCACAGTAAATTCCATAATTGATTACTATAAAGCCAGTATGCAATTATTAGACCCTAAAATCTGGCAAAAACTTTTTTTGGAAAACTCTCCTATATATACGATGGTCAAAGATGATGTACCGGCCCAATATAAAACACAAGCCAAAGTTCATAATTCTCTTATATCAAATGGCTGTTCTATAGAAGGCAGTGTTGACAATAGTATTTTATTCCGCAATGTTAAAATTGAAAGGGGAGCCACAATAAAAAACAGCATTATCATGCCTGGCTGTGAAATAAAAGAAAATTCACTTATTGAAAATGTTATTTGTGACAAAAATGTTATTATAAATTCACAAAAATGGCTTAAAGGGGCTAAAAATTATCCATTTGTTATAGAAAAAAATACTGTAATTTAA
- the mraY gene encoding phospho-N-acetylmuramoyl-pentapeptide-transferase, with product MEIIVYPLLAAVVSAASVLFCGPRLIPKLHQLKFGQSIRQEGPKSHQAKSGTPTMGGIMIAIGIIIGTLLFAHLNVEIILALLTMMGYFMIGFIDDYIKVVLKRNLGLRAWQKFLGQLIIASLVTYIGIHSNVLKTILWIPFVNIDINIGMFYYILVWLVFVGTTNAVNLTDGLDGLAAGATAVASFVYALICMYFVRFDLAVFCLSCTGALVAFLKFNKHPAKIFMGDTGSLAIGGVISAAAVLTQTELLLVVVGGLFVIEALSVIIQVVSYRCRHGKRVFLMSPLHHHFELKGWPEEKVVKRFWLVSVLFGLAGLVIMLLS from the coding sequence ATGGAAATAATTGTTTACCCTCTTCTGGCAGCTGTTGTTTCTGCAGCTAGTGTACTTTTTTGCGGGCCAAGGTTAATTCCTAAATTGCATCAGCTAAAATTTGGTCAGAGTATAAGGCAGGAGGGTCCTAAAAGCCATCAGGCAAAGTCGGGAACGCCGACGATGGGTGGAATAATGATAGCTATAGGGATCATTATAGGGACACTTTTGTTTGCCCATTTGAATGTAGAAATAATATTAGCTTTACTTACGATGATGGGATATTTTATGATAGGGTTCATAGATGACTATATAAAAGTTGTTTTGAAGAGAAACTTGGGATTAAGAGCATGGCAGAAATTCCTTGGACAGCTTATAATAGCATCGCTTGTCACTTATATAGGAATACACAGTAATGTGCTTAAGACAATATTATGGATTCCTTTTGTGAATATTGATATAAATATAGGAATGTTTTATTATATACTAGTTTGGCTTGTGTTTGTTGGAACTACTAATGCTGTTAATTTAACTGATGGATTAGATGGCTTAGCAGCGGGAGCAACAGCCGTTGCTTCGTTTGTATATGCTCTTATTTGTATGTATTTTGTTAGATTTGATTTAGCTGTCTTTTGTTTGTCATGTACGGGAGCATTGGTTGCTTTTTTGAAATTTAATAAGCATCCTGCGAAAATCTTTATGGGAGATACGGGTTCATTGGCTATTGGTGGCGTTATTTCAGCGGCTGCTGTTTTAACACAGACTGAGTTACTGCTGGTTGTAGTTGGAGGCCTTTTTGTTATTGAAGCATTGTCTGTCATAATTCAAGTGGTTTCGTATCGTTGTAGACATGGAAAACGAGTATTTTTAATGAGTCCACTGCATCATCATTTTGAATTGAAAGGCTGGCCGGAAGAAAAAGTAGTGAAAAGATTCTGGTTGGTCAGTGTTTTATTTGGTTTGGCAGGATTGGTTATAATGTTATTGAGTTGA
- a CDS encoding ABC transporter ATP-binding protein/permease, which translates to MKIHNIKEALNIFTDLFKGYWQSEEKWQARGLLSIVIVLNLTSVYLMIKITDWYNEFYTIMQNYSYDKFFHSIGKFSIIAFLLIFLAVYSLYLQQMLQIKWRTWLTKNYLSKWMYKQVYYRLQTDEASPDNPDQRIQEDINLFVSLTLSLGIGLFKQITIFLSFVGLLWLLSGTVTFSLNGHNISISGFMVWVTLIYSIIGTFITHKVGHQLINLNFNQQKLEADFRFSLIRVLENSECIAFYKGENSENNSFMLRFKNIIYNFKSIMNRQKILTGMTVSYSQLAIIIPMLIAAPRYFNETLPLGWFIQVLSVFGRIQDSLSYLVNSYTDIAQWLSVIRRLHSFNQKMEQTAQINSAVTTIPANALSAKELSIFLPDGKPVIKDLNLTLNAQESLIITGPSGSGKSTLLRTLAQIWPFCSGKLYIPKQNEILFLPQKPYIPLGTLRQALYYPQIQPRINIDKDLSTILSMCKLDKFIAKLDSLNNWSKILSLGEQQKLAFARILIKRPYWVFMDESTSALDEHIEEYLYVMLKKNIPYITIISIGHRSTLMKFHKYKLTINDNTTYDLSLVNQA; encoded by the coding sequence ATGAAAATACATAACATAAAAGAAGCATTAAATATCTTTACCGATTTATTCAAAGGATACTGGCAGTCAGAAGAAAAATGGCAGGCGCGTGGTTTGCTTTCCATAGTGATAGTATTAAATTTAACTTCTGTATATCTAATGATAAAAATAACTGACTGGTATAATGAATTTTATACCATCATGCAAAACTATTCTTATGATAAATTTTTTCATTCAATAGGAAAATTTAGTATAATAGCTTTTCTTTTGATATTTTTAGCTGTTTATTCACTTTATTTGCAACAAATGCTCCAAATAAAATGGCGTACATGGCTGACTAAAAACTATCTGTCAAAATGGATGTATAAACAAGTTTATTACAGACTACAGACCGATGAAGCTTCTCCTGATAATCCTGACCAACGTATTCAAGAAGATATAAATTTATTTGTATCACTGACTTTGAGCCTTGGTATTGGGTTATTCAAGCAAATAACAATTTTCTTATCCTTTGTTGGACTGCTCTGGCTTCTTTCCGGTACGGTTACTTTTTCTTTAAATGGTCATAACATCTCAATCTCTGGTTTCATGGTATGGGTAACACTTATTTATTCTATTATTGGAACATTTATCACTCATAAAGTAGGTCATCAGTTAATAAATTTAAATTTTAACCAGCAAAAACTGGAAGCTGATTTTCGTTTTTCATTAATTCGTGTTTTGGAAAATAGTGAATGTATTGCCTTTTATAAAGGAGAAAATTCTGAAAATAACAGTTTTATGCTACGGTTTAAAAATATAATATACAATTTCAAAAGTATTATGAATCGGCAAAAAATACTAACTGGCATGACTGTCAGTTATTCCCAATTAGCCATTATCATTCCTATGCTTATTGCAGCTCCCCGTTATTTCAATGAAACACTACCATTGGGCTGGTTTATACAAGTTCTGAGCGTGTTCGGCAGAATACAGGACTCATTATCATATCTGGTCAACTCCTATACTGACATAGCTCAATGGTTGTCTGTAATTCGTCGTCTACATTCTTTTAACCAGAAAATGGAGCAAACTGCCCAAATAAATTCAGCAGTAACTACTATTCCTGCAAATGCTTTATCAGCGAAAGAACTTTCCATATTCCTGCCTGATGGAAAACCTGTTATCAAGGATTTGAATCTAACGCTCAATGCACAGGAAAGTTTAATAATCACCGGACCTTCTGGTTCTGGTAAAAGCACTTTACTACGCACGTTGGCTCAAATATGGCCTTTTTGCAGTGGGAAATTATATATACCTAAGCAAAATGAAATTCTGTTTTTACCGCAAAAACCATATATTCCCTTGGGAACACTGCGTCAGGCATTATATTATCCGCAGATACAACCGCGGATAAATATTGACAAAGATCTATCCACTATTCTTTCTATGTGCAAATTAGATAAATTTATTGCCAAATTAGATTCATTGAATAATTGGAGTAAGATACTGTCATTAGGTGAACAACAAAAATTGGCTTTTGCCCGTATTCTCATAAAAAGACCCTACTGGGTCTTTATGGATGAGTCTACCTCAGCTCTTGATGAACATATAGAAGAATATCTATATGTAATGTTGAAAAAAAATATACCTTATATTACAATAATAAGCATAGGACATCGCTCTACACTTATGAAATTTCATAAATATAAACTTACCATAAATGACAATACTACATATGATTTATCTTTGGTTAATCAAGCATAA
- a CDS encoding CYTH domain-containing protein: MKNNTEVEVKFSLNETDIFRIKKFTSSLYMLGKKQILHMSAYYYDTTDMFLFKHNLTYRVRRENNNYIATIKGKNNSNTFLTDRLEINHKVSSITPDISPFINNFPTMADTLLLKTFQPIVTNNFCRQKSILFFNGTKIELAIDIGFIYAADKQLPICELELELKKGYKKDLISLTELIKAKLGLKISKESKFYRGIKIIRKSFNY, translated from the coding sequence ATGAAAAATAATACAGAAGTAGAAGTAAAATTTTCCTTAAATGAAACTGATATATTTCGCATCAAAAAATTCACCTCATCATTATACATGCTGGGTAAAAAACAAATACTCCACATGTCCGCATATTACTATGATACTACAGATATGTTCTTATTTAAACATAATCTCACCTATAGAGTCCGCCGAGAAAATAACAATTATATCGCAACTATAAAAGGAAAAAACAATTCAAATACTTTTCTGACTGACCGTTTGGAAATTAACCATAAAGTTTCTTCTATCACTCCTGATATAAGTCCTTTTATCAATAATTTCCCTACTATGGCAGATACTCTTCTTTTAAAAACATTCCAGCCAATAGTCACAAATAACTTTTGTCGGCAAAAATCAATTCTATTTTTTAACGGTACAAAAATAGAATTGGCCATAGATATCGGTTTTATTTATGCTGCTGATAAACAGCTACCTATATGTGAACTTGAACTAGAATTAAAAAAGGGATATAAAAAAGATCTTATTTCTCTCACTGAACTTATAAAAGCAAAACTAGGACTAAAAATTTCTAAAGAAAGTAAATTTTACCGTGGCATAAAAATAATTAGAAAATCTTTTAATTACTGA
- a CDS encoding UDP-N-acetylmuramoyl-tripeptide--D-alanyl-D-alanine ligase: protein MPFFTLEQLKKCTDCKVLSQSANKFSAISTDTRTIKKGMVFLAIRGEKFDGHNFIKKAIEKGAAGIIISEREKAENFIQNSVTIMLVEDTLQSYINIAGSWRDQFKIPVIAITGSNGKTTTKDLAAALLSVKYNVLKTQKNFNSEIGMALTLLSLEQQYQAAVIEIGMRGLGQIRTLAKAAKPDIGVVLNIGQTHMELLGSQENIARAKGELVEAIKPGGKVILNADDKYVDYMIKKSQGKVITFAIYSHADIRAENIQMLGNNKTRFECIMPNGRVEVTIPLIGIHNVYDALAAIAIGYEMHLNVEDIQRGFDTFKPSGMRFEILQVNGYTLINDAYNASPASMKAAIDNLLVMTAKKRIVVFGDMKELGSIEKSAHREIGTICANKNINVLITLGELARYAGISARAENMKNVYMCAAHEEIVSILNDILEEGDIVLIKGSHSMHMEKIINLLEK from the coding sequence TTGCCTTTTTTTACGCTGGAGCAGTTAAAAAAATGTACAGATTGTAAAGTGTTGTCACAGTCAGCCAATAAATTTTCAGCTATAAGTACTGATACCCGTACTATTAAAAAGGGAATGGTTTTTTTAGCAATAAGGGGAGAAAAGTTTGACGGGCATAATTTTATAAAAAAAGCGATAGAAAAGGGTGCAGCGGGAATAATTATTTCCGAGCGGGAAAAAGCAGAAAATTTTATACAAAATTCTGTTACTATTATGCTGGTAGAAGATACTCTACAGTCATATATTAATATTGCAGGCAGCTGGCGGGATCAGTTTAAAATACCTGTTATTGCTATAACCGGTTCTAATGGTAAAACTACTACTAAGGATTTAGCAGCAGCACTTTTATCAGTAAAATACAATGTACTGAAAACACAAAAGAATTTTAACTCGGAAATTGGCATGGCTTTGACACTGTTATCACTTGAGCAGCAATATCAGGCAGCTGTAATCGAAATAGGCATGCGTGGATTAGGGCAGATAAGGACACTGGCTAAAGCGGCAAAACCGGATATAGGTGTTGTACTGAATATTGGGCAAACACATATGGAACTTCTGGGATCGCAGGAAAATATTGCTAGGGCAAAGGGAGAACTTGTAGAAGCGATAAAGCCAGGTGGAAAAGTTATTTTAAATGCTGATGATAAATATGTTGATTATATGATAAAGAAAAGCCAGGGCAAGGTGATTACGTTTGCTATATATAGTCATGCAGATATCAGGGCAGAAAACATACAGATGCTTGGAAATAATAAAACAAGGTTTGAATGTATAATGCCTAATGGCAGGGTAGAAGTTACGATACCACTTATTGGTATTCATAATGTATATGATGCCTTGGCTGCCATAGCTATTGGCTATGAAATGCACCTTAATGTAGAAGATATACAAAGAGGCTTTGATACTTTTAAGCCATCAGGAATGCGATTTGAAATATTGCAAGTCAATGGATACACATTAATCAATGATGCTTATAATGCCAGCCCGGCATCAATGAAGGCGGCTATAGATAATTTGCTGGTAATGACAGCAAAAAAAAGGATAGTCGTTTTTGGAGATATGAAAGAATTGGGAAGTATAGAGAAAAGTGCGCATAGAGAAATAGGCACTATTTGCGCTAACAAAAATATTAATGTATTGATAACGCTGGGCGAACTGGCACGTTATGCTGGAATTTCAGCAAGGGCAGAAAATATGAAAAATGTATATATGTGTGCTGCACATGAAGAAATAGTGTCAATATTAAATGATATTTTGGAAGAAGGAGATATTGTTTTAATAAAAGGTTCACACAGTATGCATATGGAAAAAATAATAAACTTATTGGAGAAATAA
- a CDS encoding glucose-1-phosphate adenylyltransferase: MKKIECLAMILAGGQGSRLGCLTKKIAKPAVPFGGKYRIIDFPLSNCANSGIETVGVLTQYKPLELHTYLGTGETWNLDRKNGGVYILPPYAREKGADWYKGTADAIYQNINFIETYDPDYVLILSGDHIYTMDYSWMLEEHKMNKAEATISVIKVPIKEASRFGIMTTDKDGRIVAFEEKPQHPQSNLASMGIYIFNWKLLKHYLEEDSIDSVSSHDFGKNIIPKMLSSNVRLFSYSFDGYWKDVGTIESLWQANMDLLKDNPSFDLGGAWRIYSSNHALPPHFIGKTANVKNSLISSGAIVEGSVKNSVIFSGVKIGAGAKVNNSVVMPFSVIGENAVIEKAIIAQNCEITKNAQVMSDDNSIAVIPEGEIITPVDNGNKQVG; the protein is encoded by the coding sequence ATGAAAAAGATAGAATGTTTAGCAATGATTTTAGCAGGAGGCCAAGGAAGCCGCTTAGGCTGCTTAACCAAAAAGATAGCTAAACCGGCTGTACCATTTGGCGGTAAATATCGGATAATTGATTTTCCTTTAAGTAACTGCGCAAATTCTGGTATTGAAACAGTAGGCGTACTAACCCAATATAAACCCTTAGAGCTGCATACATATCTTGGCACAGGAGAAACATGGAATTTAGATAGGAAAAATGGTGGTGTATATATATTACCGCCTTATGCCAGAGAAAAGGGAGCAGATTGGTACAAGGGTACTGCTGATGCGATTTATCAAAATATTAATTTCATTGAAACCTATGATCCTGACTATGTATTGATTCTTTCCGGTGACCATATTTATACAATGGATTATTCCTGGATGCTGGAAGAACATAAAATGAATAAAGCTGAAGCCACTATAAGTGTAATAAAAGTTCCCATAAAGGAAGCCTCTCGTTTTGGCATAATGACAACAGACAAAGACGGTAGGATAGTTGCTTTTGAAGAAAAGCCTCAACATCCCCAAAGTAATTTGGCTTCAATGGGCATATACATTTTTAACTGGAAACTTTTGAAGCACTACCTAGAAGAAGATTCCATTGACAGCGTTTCCTCCCATGATTTTGGTAAAAACATCATTCCCAAAATGCTTTCTAGCAATGTACGCTTATTTTCCTATTCATTTGATGGTTATTGGAAAGATGTAGGCACTATCGAAAGCCTATGGCAGGCAAATATGGATTTATTAAAGGACAACCCTTCATTTGACTTGGGAGGTGCGTGGCGCATATATTCTTCCAATCATGCCCTGCCACCACATTTTATAGGTAAAACTGCCAATGTAAAAAATTCATTAATAAGTTCCGGTGCTATAGTAGAAGGCAGTGTAAAAAATTCAGTAATTTTTTCCGGTGTTAAAATAGGTGCCGGTGCCAAGGTCAATAATTCTGTTGTAATGCCTTTTAGTGTGATCGGTGAAAATGCAGTTATCGAAAAGGCCATTATAGCCCAAAATTGTGAAATCACCAAAAATGCTCAGGTAATGTCAGATGATAACTCTATCGCTGTTATTCCTGAGGGAGAAATTATAACACCTGTTGATAACGGCAACAAACAAGTGGGATAA